In bacterium, the genomic stretch GCGCGGGTGGACCCAGACACCGAAGCCATCCGGTCGTTCAACGACCAGGTTGCAGCCGATCCACGACTGGACGCAACGATGTTAGGCCGCTTCGACGGCCTTACACTGATTCGAAAACGAGAACCGGCGAAGCGCTGAGAACCTGCGCTACGAACTCCACCGATCGGCACATTCGGCGATCCAGCGCCCATGGGCCCGAGCGGAGGCCAACTGCGTCTCGGTTGGCCCAGAGCCCGTCTTGCTGGGACTCGTCTCGGCCAGGGGCCCCCAATGGCAGCCCGCGGCTGCGAACTGATCCAGGCGGTTGTGCATCGGCACGAGCAGCAAGCCATGCTCGGCCAACGTCGCCAGCAACGAAATCAGGGTGAGCTCGCCGCCACCCCGCCCGCCCGCTCCTGCACTGGCGAATACCGCTCCCAGCTTTCCCTTCAGCTTGCCCTGCATCCAGAGCGGTGCGGTCCGCTCCAGAAACCCGCGCATCGACGACTCCATGCCCGCCATATGCACGCCACTGCCGAGGACGATCGCATCGGCCGCAAGCAGCTGCTCGTTCCTTGCCTCCGCGGCACTCGTGAGGGTCACACTCTCGCTGATCTCCCGTGCGCCGTCAGCGAGGGATTCCGCCATGCGCAGGGTGCGGCCCGTCTCGGAGGCGACGACGATCAGGACACTCGTCGGTTGCATCGCAGCTCAGCTCTCCAATCCGAGCCCGTTCAACGCGGCAGAAAAATCAGCCGGCGGCTCGCAACTGGCCTCCACTTCTTTCCACCGAACCCGCTGAGCGTGGAGCATTTGACGAGGCGCCAGTTCGTGCTCCGGCCCGCCGTAGCGAGGGTCGCCCAGGATCGGGTGGCCCAGATGCGCCAGGCTGGCACGGATCTGGTGCAAGAAGCCGGTGGTCGGGCGAGCCTCGACCAAGCTGGCTTCATCGGTGGCCAGGAGCGAGCGCCAACGCGTTCGGGTCGGACGGCCGCGGCCAGGCCGAGCGTCATCTTCCGAGAGCACGCGAACCTTCGCAGGCCGGTGACGCCCCACACTCAACTGCAGGGCCAACTCGCCCTCGAGCCGGCCCGCCACGATCGCCAGATAGGTCTTCTCGACTTTGTGACTCCTGAACGCCTCGCGAAGCCGCTGCCATGCCTCTTCCTGGACGGCGAACAACAGGACACCCGACGTATCGACATCCAGACGATGCACGACCCCACTGCGCAAGCCCCCTTCGCCTACCCCGACGACTTCCGGATGTCGTGCCACGAGCGCGTTGGCCAGCGAGCCACCCTCGTCGACCTGGAGGGGGTGCACGGGCGTGCCGGCGGGCTTGTCGAGCGCGAGCCAACCGTCACCCGAAGCCACGATCTCGAGCGGGAGATCGGGCTCGGCGCGGGGCGGGGCCTCGCTGGGATCCGGCTCCCGCACCACGTGGATCCGATCGCCCTCGGCGATCGGTGCACCCTTGGCATCGAGCCCAACGGGGCGCTCGCGCCAGGTGACCGTGCCGCGGGAGAGGGCCCGCCGTGCGCCTGCCCGGGAAATCCCCAGGGAGGCCGCCAGGAACGCGTCCAGCCGCCAGCCATCCTCGTCCGGGCCCACCACACCTTCGAAGCCGCCCGGCGCGGGGCGGGAGTCTTCTGACATGGGTAGAGTCTACCGTTCGCGGAGGATCCAACCGAATGAGCGAGCCGCCGAGCCGCCAGACCGACAACCGGCATGCTGACCGACGGCGTGTCGAGGTGATGGATACCACCCTGCGGGACGGCGAGCAGACTCCGGAAGTCGCATACACCCCGGAGGAAAAGCTCCAACTCGCCCGGGCCCTGCTGGCCGATGTGGGCGTGGATCGCATCGAGATCGCGGGCACCCGGGTTTCGGAGGGCGAACGCGAGGCAGCCCGGAAGATCTGCCGCTGGGCGAAACGCGCCGGCATGCTGCGTCGGATCGAGATGCTCGGCTACTGCGACGGCAACAAGAGCGTCGATTGGCTCCACGAGACCGGCGGGCGTGTACTCAACCTGCTGGTCAAGGGCTCCGAGCATCATTGCGCGACCCAGCTGCGAATGGCGCCGGAGCAGCATCGCAAGAAGGTCGCCGAAACCCTCGTCTACGCGCGGAAGCGTCGCGTACGCACGAACGTCTACCTGGAAGATTGGTCGAGCGGCGTCGTGGATAGCCCGGATTACGTCTTCGCCATGCTGCGCGCGCTCGGCGAACACCGGGTGGATCGGGTGTTCCTTGCGGATACACTCGGCACCCAGGCGCCACGAGATGTTCGGCGGGGAATCGACCTGATGGTTGCGAGCTTCCCCGATGTGCACTTCGAATACCATTGCCACAACGACTACG encodes the following:
- a CDS encoding RluA family pseudouridine synthase; the encoded protein is MSEDSRPAPGGFEGVVGPDEDGWRLDAFLAASLGISRAGARRALSRGTVTWRERPVGLDAKGAPIAEGDRIHVVREPDPSEAPPRAEPDLPLEIVASGDGWLALDKPAGTPVHPLQVDEGGSLANALVARHPEVVGVGEGGLRSGVVHRLDVDTSGVLLFAVQEEAWQRLREAFRSHKVEKTYLAIVAGRLEGELALQLSVGRHRPAKVRVLSEDDARPGRGRPTRTRWRSLLATDEASLVEARPTTGFLHQIRASLAHLGHPILGDPRYGGPEHELAPRQMLHAQRVRWKEVEASCEPPADFSAALNGLGLES